GATGGTCGCTTTCAGACATACATTCTCGAAGCCTTTTGATAATGACGTTCGCATCAGGCATCGTCCCAATAAAAATGCCTCCAGGACGAAGCAATGCAGACACATTTGCCAAGGCTTGTCTGGCACGTGCTTCAGTTGACCACGAATAATGTAAAGCAAACTGAAATTGTAGAGCGGGAGTAATTCAAAATAGAGTTTGTATGATCGAAGAGAATTCCTTGTACCGACAACAGCAAAGCTCTTTATAACCTTACTCAACTAATCAACTATTATTTATAAGTTTTACAAGATTTCACAATAAATAAGCAATTAAAAGAATATTTTAGTCATCGTAGTAAAGTAGTAACTTTTCTTTCATTGTGCAAAATGATGATACTAAATACTGAACCATCTTCTTATTGAAAAATATTTGCATGGTAGCTGTCTGTCATGAATGCATTCATGGCTTGTGGATTTAGAGAAGCTTCGACAAATAAAAAAGTGCACTGACAATTAGGTAAGGATAAAGTTGAACCCACACAACAAAATGGAGAAATGAAAAATCAATGGCTAAAAGTAGAAAGCGAGATGCCTCACCTGACAGCTACATATGTCAAAAGGAGCATCCTCATATAGATACTCATCCAAACGAGCCTATGGAAGAATGACAAGAAAATAAATTGGTCTGTTTGTACTTCAATCTCTTTAAACTTAATAACCATAAGAAGAAAGTCACAGGCAACGAATTATGAGGTACACTATATTCTGCCTAACATACGAAGAAAGTCACAGGCAACGAATTATGAGGTACACTATATTCTGCCTAACAATGTGAAAGAAAAAGGCTGTATCACATTTTCAGTAAAAAAAAGTATAAACAAGCCCAAAAGTGTTTTATGCAAGGCGCATGCTTGCATAGAATTTGACATAATTACAGAAATAATCAGCTGTTTTAAACAGCCTGTGGTTATATGCCTGGTAACATGTTCAGTCTATTAGTGGGTTTTGCATGCGCAAAAAAGGCAAACCATCAAAGTTAGTCATGGGCAACCAATTagcatttttctctcttttattTACCTCATAACAATCTGTGCAAAGAAGTCGTGCAGGGAAACTGAACTTCTTCCTCCGTTGTTGATCTGTGTCACCATTGTAGCGGGTCATGCAATCTTTTATCTGAAAGTTTAAGGCCATCATATGCCCATGCTCCAAAAGTGGTGCAGATACATCAAAATATATTGCACATAAGATGAGATTACAACAGAAAGTGTTGAGTCTGTTGGTTTGTAAATTGAGACCTCTAAGAGGCATGAAACATAAACACACAAGAgcacaaaaagaaagaaaatatcaATGTTCAGAGGGCCATCAACTACTCCTGGTTTAGCTGAAGATACATATAATACACAAAATGTCTCTGAAGATGGGTTAGCTGAAGATACATATAATACACAACTACTCCTGGTTTACTTGTAATAAACATAGAATAAATGTCTTGGTGCGATAAGAAACTAACCGAGCCTTCAGCAATATCAACTCCCACGTAGTAGCCAACCTTGGCTTTATCCCACTTTATCAAATCACCTCCCTACATTACAAAACAGAGCAGCATAGGTCAATGGTTAACGCCAACTTCAAGCACGAGAAGCAGAGCTATTTCTACTGACTACTTAACCGCCGCAGCTGGCCACTTACCTTCCCGCAAGCAAGATCAAGCACACAGTGGCCCGGGCGTGCATACAGCTGGATCAGAACACTCTTTATCTGCCGAGACACACACACAGATTGAACGACGGTTACTCGGCTAGCACGGTAATGGCTGGATGTAACACAAACAACAGGGGTTCCTCATTCCATCAAGGAATCAAACAGGGATGGAGTGTGTGTGGTAGGGCGGTTAAATTGAACTGAGGATCTGAGACACACCCAGTTGTTGAGCTTCTTGAGGTGGATGATGGGGCTGCTCTCGCGCTCCTCCAGCGTCTGGTTGGACCGCGCGCTGTAGTGGTCCGCCACCCGCTGCGCGCTGCTCCGCTCCTCCGAGTACCCCTGCTGCTCGCCATACCCGCCGCCTGCCACCCAAAGCCCTCAACCTCTAGTTATTCCGCCTCGCCTCAcctcggccacgacgccggcCCGGGCGACTGGTGGGGACAGGAAGGAGGGGACGACGCGACGGGAGGAGTACCTGCGCCGTACTGGCGCTTGGGCGCGGAGGCGAAGGAGGAGGGATCGACGCGGGGCCGCTTGCTCATTCGGCCGCCGCAGACGACGACAACGACGCAGAGCTTTTCCCCGGTGGCTCGAATTGGGTAGAGGCGTACACTCGGAGCGGTTGGGTACAGGCTGCGAACTTTCAATTGGGTTTGGGTACGTCAGGCGGCGGCGCCAGGCACAGGCAGGCTTTGGGTCGGTAACTCCACTGCTGattcaaaaaaaaactccaCTGCTGATCACCCTCTCCAATGGTATCACTAAGGTctcgtttagttcccaaaaaattttgcaaaatatttcagactctccgtcacatcgaatctttagacgcatgtatggagtattaaatatagacgaaaataaaaactaattgcacagtttgatcggaattgacgaggcgaatcttttaagcctagttagtccatgattggacaatatttatcaaatacaaacgaaaatgctacagtacctattttgtaaaattttttgcaactaaacaaggcctaaaaatgtTTTTTCTGCGATGAACTTACGCCTTCTTTAGtttgaaaaattttcaagatttttcgtcacatcaaatctttggtcgcatgcatggagcattaaatatagacgaaaataaaaactaactgcacagtttacctgtaatttatgagatgaattttttgagtctagttacttcgtgattggacaatgtttatcaaataaaaacaaaatactacagtagccaaaaacaaaaacttttgcaaactaaacaaggcctatcttTGCTAAAAACAATGAGCGGCACCGGCGTGATTGAACTGCTGGTAGGTTGTATCAGCGGTCATCGTTCAACTACACGGCGCTGGTGCGGCCAGGAGTAATCCAGGGTTGCCGCCTAGTATTGCTGTAGTACTACAGTACAGGGGATGATCCAAAAACGGAGTAACATTTCCCAACGTTCCACCGGTCTTTCTTTATGTCTTCATCTAGCTGAAaactgaggtcttgtttagataagattttttttattttgatactatagtatttttattttttataaacattgtctaattatgaaatAACAAGTTTAAAAAATTAACAATAAATTCTCTCTGGATTGTTTTcattaattttgcaaaaaatgaaCTGCTCCTAAATTATTAACAATGAGCGGAAAGTGAATAAAGGTAATCTTTGCTATCTCTCACTCTCTCCATTCGTCCGTCGGTTCCTCACTAAGTTCGGCGTCTCTTATTTCCATCCttctttttaggccttgtttagttggcaaaattttggtttttttggctactgtagcactttcgtttttattttacaaacattgtccaatcacggagtaactaggctcaaaagattcatctcataaatttcagataaactgtgtcattagtttttatttttatttttatttaatgctccatgcatgcgaccaaagattcgatgtgacggggaatcttgaaaatttttacgaactaaacaaggccttagtttacaACTGCAAAATCCTCTTTTGTGCCACGCCATTCATGTCATGCAGACGTGTGGTTCACCCCCTCATCTTTCGTAAACTCACACCAGGTGTACtcatttaagttgagttaatcTCTGTCAATTTTCTATATGAGTTTAATCTTCATTGCGCTAGTTTTTATAATAATCTTGAAATTTATTTGATTTAAGATTACACCAATTCcaactaagggggtgtttgggactgctccacaaactccaccatagagcagctccacaaaaaactggagtttgtggagtatcCCTTTAGgtactctcacaactccacccttttttctcgaactcagtgcgtggagctgaaaccgtttggctaaaaaacgtggagcagagcagtccgaAACACCCTCTAAATTTATGTGATCGCGTAATTTGTGTCCATACCAAAAATCATGCACCGGTTAATTAAAAAGTGATCTCGTAATGATCTGGATTAGATTGTGCTAGTTTTGTTGTGAATTTGATCATGTGTTGATGTGTGAAAAAGTGATATCTGGTTGAATTGTAAGTGTGATCACGTACCGGAAAAGAAAACTCGCCTCGCCGGTGGAAAAAAAATCTGGAAATAAAAAACAAACTGAAAATCATGAAACAAAAATCGAAAATGAAAAAGAATTGGAAACCATGTGCAGCCACGATCGAAAAACAGTTTTGTTGGGAAAAAAATGGAGAACCAAAGAAACTGGAACCAGTAACTGGAAACAGAAAACTAATCAGAAAATGGTGGAGAAAAAAATTCACATCTTTAATATTAAATACTACATATGTGCCCTTGCGTTGCACGGAGGTCACGTATTTATCTCCACGGATGTAGATGGCTTGCAGTTTAGACGAAGATAATAAGAAATCTACAACTCAATTACATTAAAAATATGAAGTCCATATCATTATATATCTAAATAGTTGTGATTAGTAACATTGCACACCAGCTGTGGTCCGACGAGCTACCGCTGGTGGTACTTGGTGGGTAGCTAGCGAGTTGGGTTGGCGCGTCAGCAACCTCCCCGATGCGAGTGGCAATGGCGGGCGAGATCCCTTCGCTTAGCTGCCGAGCGGGGGCTTTGATTTTGGCGGCAGCATGGTGATGGTGGTGCACGCGGCCTCGGGAGTGACCAGCCGGAGTCGTTCTCaaattagtatttttgtttttcttttttcgttCACATACCAGGCCCATGAAATTTTCCCACCTACAGCGACCTACGTGGCTTAAGGCTTTTAGAATTTAGACGAACAAATTTAATTAGGTAGACAATGTAAATTTGGTTCAATAGACCCATTTCATGATCTTTATGACATGTGttgtgtaaggccttgtttagttcctaaaaaattttgcaaacgtttttagatttcccgtcacatcgaatcttacgacacatgcataaagcattaaatatagataaaaaaaataactaattatatactttgtctgtaatttgcgagacgaatcttttgagcctagttagtccaataATGTCCGTtttattaaaaattttggaactaaacaaggcctaagataagCAAATGGAACCTTAGTTTATAGAAACCTAACAATATAAAGCCTATTTCATGATCTTTATGGCATACATCGTGTATATTTTGTTTATAGAAACCtaacaaaattatattttatttttttaacttATACATATGacactttttatctttatagTTATTTATCACTGAAACCATATTTTTATTTCTGTTTCTTACTCCTCACATCCTTCTCCTTTTTTCCACTGCAAGGGTTTTTTTTTAATGGGCGCTTCTTTTAACCTAgatcttgtttagatccaaaaactttttggattttgatactgtaatatttttgtttgtatttagcaaTTAGGACAGTCTTAATGGGGTTTGATCATAGTTTAATGGacattaaatatgctaatgTGGCACCATATTAATAAATATAGAGGTAATAAGAGTTTTATGGAAGTAGACAGAGTTTCATAGCTCTTCTACATTGTTTCCAAAATATGTATTGAGTTGGAAACTATGTCATGAAACCCCCATTGAGGATGGccttattgtccaaccatggactaaccagactcaaaagatttgcctCGCAAAATATagacaaattatacaattagttatcttttatctatatttaatgttctatacatgtgccacaagattcgatgtgataaggaatcttaaaaagtttttggaacttgaggtgaactaaacaaggccctagaggtATTAATAGAAGTCaagtactcaatccatcctaaattatcaagacgtttgacttttttggcaccaagtttgaccacttgacttattcaaaaatttgtgcaaaatatcactcttttgtcgtgacttggtttattaataaaagttcttcaaaaataatttaaatttgaatatatttgtataaattttttgagtaagacgagtggtcaaacttgagataaaaAGTTAAATGTCTTCTAAGTTGAGATGGAGGAAGTAGTAAACAGAGTATGTAGGGATTATGGAAACAGAGTCACTTACATAGGAAGGAAGTCATGCATGACGACACAAAGAGCCGAGCGAGGCGAATTCCTGTGCTACAATGTCCTAGAGatgttttatttattattagggGTATAGATTATTATTATAGGTactatatagatatagatatagatatagatatagatatagatatagatatagatatagatatagatatatttcatagatatagatatagatatagatatagatatagatatagatatagatatagataactTCTTTCATATTATTATTGTAGGTATTTAGATATATATTGAGTCATACTAGTATATTGACAGACAATGTAAATTTAGTTTAATAGACCCATTTCATGATCTTTATGACATGtgtttgaaaggtcctaatatggctagagggggggtgaatagcctatttataaattctacaaactcactagagcaagaggttagtaaataacaaagcgaagctttttgctctagctctaatagggtgtttgcaagccacctatccaacaattctagttgatataatcactaggcacacaagagctatgtcactacttacactagaaagctacctaaagtttctatacaagtaagtaagctactctagtttgcgggaatgtaaaagagtggatgagataattataccaccgagtaggggatgaaccaatcaccaatataaacaaccaagcaccgggagaatgccaatcaaacacaattgagacaccgatttttctcccgaggttcacgtgcttgccggcacgctacgtccccgttgtgtcgaccaacacttggtggttcggtggctaagaggtgtagcacgaatctcgtcctcactaggacaccacaagaacctacccacaagtgaggtagctcaatgacacgagcaatccactaatgttgcctttggctctccgccgaggtaggcacaaacctctcacaatcaccgggagatggccacgaacaatcaccaactcgtgccaatcctcctccgctactccaagccgtctaggtggcggcaaccaccaagagtaacaagaaaaccgcagccaaatcgatccccaagtgccactagatgcaatc
This window of the Sorghum bicolor cultivar BTx623 chromosome 7, Sorghum_bicolor_NCBIv3, whole genome shotgun sequence genome carries:
- the LOC8069685 gene encoding mRNA cap guanine-N7 methyltransferase 1 — translated: MSKRPRVDPSSFASAPKRQYGAGGGYGEQQGYSEERSSAQRVADHYSARSNQTLEERESSPIIHLKKLNNWIKSVLIQLYARPGHCVLDLACGKGGDLIKWDKAKVGYYVGVDIAEGSIKDCMTRYNGDTDQQRRKKFSFPARLLCTDCYEARLDEYLYEDAPFDICSCQFALHYSWSTEARARQALANVSALLRPGGIFIGTMPDANVIIKRLRESEGLEFGNSVYWISFGEEYAEKKFPASRPFGIKYKFHLEDAVDCPEWVVPFHLFKLLAEEYDLELVLTKNFHEFVHEYLQKPEFTELIRRLGALGDGRQDQSTLSQDEWEVSYLYLAFVLRKRGQPSTQQRANNTNKGKMFLTEGDIEFLGI